In Alicyclobacillus macrosporangiidus CPP55, a single window of DNA contains:
- a CDS encoding HD domain-containing phosphohydrolase, translating to MLQGFTLPFFIVYAVTVMIGILLAVVLQHSGLAGALLFTGLILLVSYTYRDYFKMANHFKELAIKDELTGLHNHRYIQSRVDQLIEEKRPFAFLMMDIDHFKRYNEVWGHVRGDEALKKVADVLRERRLPGEEIARYSGEEFAIVLPDYDLPQAQLKAELLRRAVEETSFPGAERLPGKRVTVSIGVAHYPQQAKDKKELMVMVDDALYKGKFTGRNKVSLYTSVLDEMKNDLAVQEGDEEIIRTIKVFLAILNSKDRYTYAHTERDVIYATALARRIGLPEHQIRYLRFGAFLHDIGKVEIPIEVLTKRGPLTREEWQIMKSHVEIGVSIAKPIRSLAPCLPIIRHHHERFDGNGYPDGLKGYDIPLEARILTIADSFDAMTTSRPYQRKRSMEEAFVELRSCAGRQFDPELVEPFIEVVQEIGLLSEDAEETYA from the coding sequence GTGCTGCAAGGCTTTACCCTTCCATTCTTCATCGTCTATGCCGTCACCGTGATGATCGGTATCCTGTTGGCGGTCGTGCTGCAGCACTCCGGCCTGGCCGGAGCCCTGTTGTTCACCGGGCTCATTCTGCTGGTGTCATACACTTACCGCGATTACTTCAAGATGGCCAACCACTTCAAAGAGTTGGCTATCAAGGATGAGCTGACCGGGCTGCACAACCACCGGTACATTCAATCCCGCGTGGACCAGCTCATTGAGGAAAAGCGTCCGTTCGCGTTTCTGATGATGGACATCGATCACTTCAAACGCTACAACGAGGTCTGGGGACACGTACGGGGAGACGAAGCCCTTAAAAAGGTGGCGGACGTGTTGCGTGAGAGGCGGCTGCCGGGCGAGGAGATCGCCCGGTACAGCGGCGAGGAGTTCGCCATCGTGCTGCCTGATTACGACCTGCCGCAGGCCCAATTGAAAGCAGAGTTGCTGCGCCGCGCGGTCGAAGAGACGAGTTTTCCGGGTGCCGAGCGGCTGCCCGGCAAGCGTGTGACCGTGAGCATCGGCGTGGCCCATTATCCGCAGCAGGCCAAGGACAAAAAGGAACTCATGGTGATGGTGGACGACGCCTTGTACAAAGGCAAGTTCACCGGCCGCAACAAGGTGTCCCTGTACACATCCGTGCTCGACGAGATGAAGAACGATCTCGCCGTCCAGGAAGGGGACGAGGAGATCATCCGGACCATCAAGGTATTTCTCGCGATTCTCAACTCGAAGGATCGATACACCTACGCGCACACCGAGCGTGACGTCATCTACGCCACTGCGCTGGCACGCCGCATCGGCCTGCCCGAGCACCAGATCCGTTATCTGCGGTTTGGCGCGTTTTTACACGACATCGGGAAGGTCGAGATTCCCATCGAGGTGCTGACCAAGCGGGGGCCGCTCACCCGCGAGGAGTGGCAGATCATGAAGAGTCACGTCGAGATCGGAGTCAGCATCGCAAAACCCATCCGCAGCTTGGCCCCGTGTCTGCCGATCATCCGTCATCACCACGAGCGGTTTGACGGCAACGGGTATCCGGATGGCCTCAAAGGATATGACATTCCGCTCGAGGCGCGCATCCTCACCATCGCCGACAGCTTCGACGCGATGACGACCAGCCGTCCGTATCAACGCAAGCGTTCCATGGAGGAGGCATTCGTCGAGCTGAGATCGTGTGCGGGACGACAGTTCGACCCGGAGTTGGTCGAACCATTCATCGAGGTGGTTCAGGAGATTGGGTTGCTGTCGGAGGACGCCGAGGAGACATACGCGTAA
- a CDS encoding DUF5317 domain-containing protein, which yields MAFQVLPILAGLIVGWARKGSLWAIPRINLKLVWVLPISYLIQVVSIHDLNGISYQITLVVSYIGLLIFCGVNYRVPGVLWAMGGTAANFVVMLCNGLRMPAYIPAVEKMAPQLVPLLIRGQYGKSIAMSDSTHLNFLGDIFYFKIPPQSLVSVGDILIAIGLVLFLQDAMRVERRVSSSGKHTSEMVK from the coding sequence TTGGCGTTTCAAGTCCTCCCTATCCTAGCCGGTCTTATCGTTGGTTGGGCACGCAAGGGGAGCCTGTGGGCAATTCCTAGGATTAACCTTAAGCTTGTGTGGGTGCTACCCATTTCATACCTCATTCAGGTTGTATCAATCCACGACTTGAATGGGATCTCCTATCAAATAACACTGGTAGTGAGCTATATTGGCCTTCTGATATTCTGTGGAGTGAACTATCGTGTGCCTGGTGTTCTGTGGGCCATGGGTGGTACGGCGGCAAACTTTGTAGTCATGCTTTGTAATGGGTTACGTATGCCCGCATACATACCGGCTGTTGAGAAAATGGCACCGCAGTTGGTTCCCTTATTGATTAGGGGTCAGTACGGAAAGAGTATTGCAATGTCGGACAGTACTCACTTAAATTTTTTGGGCGATATATTCTATTTCAAAATTCCTCCACAGAGTCTGGTCAGTGTCGGAGACATACTCATCGCGATCGGGCTTGTTTTGTTCCTCCAGGATGCAATGCGTGTGGAAAGAAGGGTTTCGTCGAGTGGCAAGCACACATCCGAAATGGTTAAATAA
- a CDS encoding glycosyltransferase, with protein MVGALFFWALAVYGALTVVRQVSRGLRRRIRQNLHPVAVVLIVQNSEAHIEGVLRSIFLSTALGHREWRILVFDMGSTDDTPHIVQRLAMQHDGLEYVRIEGEGEFVQQLARVCAEGGLVGCIYDLRVSGMLCDVARDIRLLCG; from the coding sequence GTGGTCGGGGCTCTTTTCTTCTGGGCACTGGCCGTCTATGGCGCCTTGACGGTGGTGCGGCAGGTGAGCCGTGGTTTGAGGCGCCGGATCCGGCAAAATCTGCACCCGGTTGCGGTCGTGTTGATTGTACAGAACTCCGAGGCGCACATCGAAGGAGTCCTGCGATCCATCTTCCTCAGCACTGCGCTGGGCCACCGGGAATGGCGGATCTTGGTTTTCGACATGGGGTCCACGGACGACACACCGCACATTGTCCAGCGCTTGGCGATGCAGCATGACGGGCTGGAATACGTGCGGATCGAAGGAGAAGGCGAGTTCGTCCAACAGTTGGCACGGGTGTGCGCGGAGGGCGGTCTGGTTGGCTGCATCTACGACCTGCGCGTCAGCGGGATGCTCTGCGACGTGGCGCGTGACATCCGGCTGCTGTGCGGGTGA
- a CDS encoding response regulator, producing the protein MTEPIRVAIADDNENFRETLREVLEYEPDLQIVGVWRHGADVLLGLEEVRPDVLLLDINMPFLNGVETTKQLQVRYPEVRIIILTMHDDEGYVLETLKSGASGYLVKDGSVSEVVRAIREVAAGRAVVHPQVTHTVIAQFQERAEMSESWRGLLTEREMDILRELANGKSNEEIATTLNITTKTVKNHISSIFTKLHVQDRTQAVVLAMKKHWLPS; encoded by the coding sequence ATGACGGAACCCATCCGGGTGGCCATCGCAGACGACAATGAGAATTTTCGCGAAACCTTGCGCGAGGTCCTCGAGTACGAGCCGGACCTGCAGATAGTCGGGGTGTGGCGCCACGGGGCGGACGTTTTGCTCGGGCTCGAAGAGGTCCGGCCGGACGTGTTGTTGCTCGATATCAACATGCCCTTTTTGAACGGGGTGGAGACGACCAAGCAGCTCCAGGTGCGCTATCCGGAGGTGCGCATCATTATCCTGACGATGCACGACGATGAGGGGTACGTTTTAGAGACGCTCAAATCGGGCGCCTCCGGGTACCTGGTCAAGGACGGTTCGGTGTCGGAAGTGGTCCGTGCCATCCGCGAGGTCGCGGCCGGGCGCGCGGTGGTCCATCCGCAGGTGACGCACACCGTCATCGCCCAGTTTCAGGAACGCGCCGAGATGAGCGAGTCGTGGCGTGGCTTGTTGACGGAGCGGGAGATGGACATCCTCCGCGAACTGGCCAACGGCAAGAGCAACGAGGAGATCGCGACGACGTTGAATATCACGACGAAGACCGTGAAAAACCATATTTCGAGCATCTTCACCAAGCTCCACGTACAGGACCGGACGCAGGCGGTCGTCCTGGCGATGAAAAAACACTGGCTGCCGTCATGA
- a CDS encoding sensor histidine kinase, with protein sequence MRAAIDKALAAISEGWDQVEAIARSTLDEVKRLEQELARVQSECAEAIEQVERLEGDARLARQRLMLVNREFQRYSEQEMQQVYEEAQALQAELARWREREAQLRYWRDDLERRLKGLHATARQAEVLLHKFRHTTDYLTAEFGDVAGVLEAAQIQSLLGLQVLQMLEEERRMLAQRLHDGPMQALASVAMRMQAAPSGRNPQLAAGEVWSRLNHVISDLRQMVFDLRPPLLDDLGLVPTLKRYAQQWSKQTRVKTQVQLVGLEVPLTQTEKVTVFRAVQQCLENVARHARASVVSIALTFGPDSLRVKVVDDGLGLQEADWLGWLEQGKLGLTLCRQRLSVIGGSMDICAGERAGTQVTIQLPISRGDTA encoded by the coding sequence TTGAGAGCGGCGATTGATAAGGCGCTGGCGGCGATTTCGGAAGGCTGGGATCAGGTCGAAGCCATTGCCCGGAGCACCCTGGACGAGGTGAAGCGGTTGGAGCAAGAGCTTGCCCGCGTTCAGAGCGAGTGTGCAGAAGCCATCGAGCAGGTCGAACGCCTGGAGGGAGATGCACGCCTGGCCCGCCAGCGACTGATGCTGGTCAACCGCGAGTTTCAACGGTACTCGGAGCAGGAGATGCAGCAAGTTTACGAAGAGGCGCAGGCGCTGCAGGCGGAGCTGGCTCGCTGGCGTGAGCGCGAGGCCCAGTTACGCTATTGGCGCGACGACCTCGAGCGGAGGCTGAAGGGATTGCATGCCACGGCGCGACAAGCCGAGGTGCTGCTCCATAAGTTTCGCCACACCACTGACTACCTGACGGCCGAGTTCGGGGACGTGGCCGGTGTGCTCGAAGCGGCGCAGATTCAGTCTTTGCTCGGCCTGCAGGTGTTGCAGATGCTGGAGGAGGAGCGGCGGATGCTGGCGCAGCGGCTGCACGACGGCCCGATGCAGGCGCTGGCCAGCGTGGCCATGCGGATGCAGGCCGCGCCATCCGGCCGGAACCCGCAATTGGCGGCAGGAGAGGTGTGGTCGCGGTTGAACCACGTGATCTCCGATCTGCGCCAGATGGTGTTCGACCTCCGCCCGCCCCTGCTCGACGACCTGGGCTTGGTCCCGACCTTGAAGCGGTACGCGCAGCAGTGGTCGAAGCAGACCCGGGTCAAAACCCAAGTCCAGTTGGTGGGTTTGGAGGTGCCGCTCACCCAGACGGAGAAAGTGACGGTATTCCGCGCCGTACAGCAGTGCCTGGAGAATGTCGCCCGGCACGCGCGGGCGAGTGTGGTATCCATCGCGCTGACCTTTGGGCCCGACAGCCTGCGGGTGAAGGTCGTCGATGACGGGCTGGGGCTGCAGGAGGCAGACTGGCTGGGGTGGCTGGAGCAGGGGAAGCTGGGGTTGACCTTATGCCGGCAGCGGCTCAGCGTGATCGGGGGATCGATGGACATTTGCGCCGGTGAACGGGCGGGCACTCAGGTCACCATCCAGTTGCCCATCTCAAGGGGGGACACGGCATGA
- the metK gene encoding methionine adenosyltransferase, with protein MGKRLFTSESVTEGHPDKICDQISDAVLDEILAQDPYARVACETAVTTGLVLVAGEITTTCYVDIPKVVRRTVAEIGYTRAKYGFDAETCAVITSIDEQSPDIAQGVNQALEARAGEALDVEAIGAGDQGLMFGFACDETPELMPLPISLAHRLARRLSVVRKDGTLPYLRPDGKTQVTIEYDGDRPVRVDTIVISTQHDEHTDIKTITADMHEHVIRAVVPPELLDERTRYFINPTGRFVIGGPQGDAGLTGRKIIVDTYGGYARHGGGAFSGKDPTKVDRSAAYAARHVAKNVVAAGLARKCEVQVAYAIGVAQPVSISVDTYGTGVIGEDEIVSLIRQHFDLRPAAIIRDLQLRRPIYRQTAAYGHFGRNDLDLPWERTDKAEALRQAAAAYARG; from the coding sequence GTGGGCAAGCGTTTGTTCACTTCCGAATCGGTGACGGAAGGGCATCCCGACAAGATTTGTGATCAGATCTCCGACGCGGTCCTCGACGAAATCCTGGCCCAAGACCCGTACGCGCGGGTGGCGTGTGAGACGGCTGTGACCACCGGACTGGTTCTGGTGGCCGGCGAGATCACGACCACCTGTTACGTCGACATACCGAAAGTGGTCCGGCGAACAGTCGCCGAGATCGGCTACACGCGCGCCAAATACGGTTTTGACGCAGAGACGTGCGCGGTCATCACCTCCATCGACGAGCAGTCGCCCGACATCGCCCAGGGCGTCAACCAGGCGCTGGAGGCGCGGGCTGGAGAAGCGTTGGATGTGGAGGCCATCGGCGCCGGCGATCAGGGATTGATGTTCGGCTTCGCCTGCGATGAGACGCCGGAGCTGATGCCGTTGCCCATCTCGCTGGCCCACCGGCTGGCGCGTCGGCTGTCCGTCGTGCGCAAGGACGGCACGCTGCCGTATCTGCGCCCGGACGGCAAGACCCAGGTGACCATCGAGTACGACGGGGATCGACCGGTGCGGGTCGACACCATCGTCATCTCCACCCAGCACGACGAGCACACCGACATCAAGACCATCACCGCCGACATGCACGAGCACGTCATCCGCGCGGTGGTCCCGCCGGAGTTGCTGGACGAACGGACGCGCTACTTTATCAATCCGACGGGCCGCTTCGTCATCGGCGGGCCACAGGGCGACGCGGGCCTGACGGGCCGCAAGATCATCGTCGACACCTATGGCGGCTACGCCCGGCACGGTGGCGGGGCCTTTTCTGGGAAGGACCCGACGAAGGTCGATCGCAGTGCCGCCTACGCCGCCCGCCATGTGGCGAAGAACGTCGTCGCGGCTGGGCTCGCGCGCAAATGCGAGGTGCAGGTGGCGTACGCCATCGGCGTCGCGCAGCCGGTGTCGATCTCGGTCGACACGTATGGAACCGGCGTGATCGGCGAAGACGAGATCGTCTCGCTCATCCGGCAGCACTTCGATCTGCGCCCGGCCGCCATCATCCGCGACCTCCAGCTTCGCCGTCCCATCTACCGCCAGACGGCGGCGTACGGGCACTTTGGCCGGAATGATCTCGATCTCCCGTGGGAGCGTACGGATAAGGCCGAGGCGCTGCGCCAAGCGGCCGCCGCGTACGCCCGGGGCTGA
- a CDS encoding alpha/beta-type small acid-soluble spore protein: MPNNNKKLVAAAYQALHDMKYEIAAEIGLPVQPGSGEDYWGHITSRDAGRCGGQITRRLVTLAEQALAGGQV; the protein is encoded by the coding sequence ATGCCGAACAACAACAAGAAGTTGGTGGCCGCTGCGTACCAGGCGCTGCACGACATGAAGTACGAGATCGCGGCGGAGATTGGATTGCCGGTGCAGCCGGGCAGCGGGGAGGACTATTGGGGGCACATCACGAGCCGGGATGCGGGGCGCTGCGGCGGACAGATCACGCGCCGGTTGGTGACTTTGGCGGAACAGGCGCTGGCGGGAGGACAGGTCTGA
- a CDS encoding WecB/TagA/CpsF family glycosyltransferase, producing the protein MCVKGWSTLPEHDTVAHVLGVRFDCLTRREAVERILQWIDEGSRRMVITAGPEFVMMIERDRELKQIARAADLVTPDGIGVVWAARRQGHRVPERVTGVELVAELLDTAQARHLPLRVYVLGAREEALQACLTRFRHRYPHLTFAGRNGYFEAREWPGILGEIESFGPNLWLVGLGQPKQERLIFESLGGLPPCVAIGVGGSIDVWGGAVKRAPAVFRRLNVEWLYRLLRQPSRWRRQLALPRFAWRVLRGR; encoded by the coding sequence ATGTGTGTGAAGGGATGGAGCACCCTGCCCGAGCACGACACCGTGGCCCACGTGCTTGGCGTGCGCTTCGATTGCCTGACCCGGCGGGAGGCGGTGGAGCGCATCCTGCAGTGGATCGATGAAGGCAGCCGGCGGATGGTGATCACCGCCGGGCCGGAGTTTGTGATGATGATCGAACGGGATCGAGAATTGAAACAGATCGCCCGCGCGGCCGATCTCGTCACACCGGACGGCATCGGCGTGGTGTGGGCCGCCCGCAGGCAGGGCCACCGCGTCCCCGAGCGGGTGACCGGCGTGGAGCTGGTGGCCGAGTTGCTCGACACAGCGCAGGCGCGCCACCTGCCGCTGCGGGTGTATGTGCTCGGCGCCCGGGAGGAGGCACTGCAGGCTTGTCTCACCCGTTTCCGCCACCGTTATCCGCACCTGACGTTCGCCGGCCGCAACGGATATTTCGAAGCACGGGAATGGCCCGGCATCCTCGGCGAGATCGAATCGTTCGGGCCGAACCTGTGGCTGGTGGGGCTCGGTCAACCCAAGCAGGAGCGGCTGATTTTCGAGTCATTGGGCGGTCTGCCGCCGTGCGTGGCCATCGGCGTCGGAGGCAGCATCGACGTGTGGGGCGGCGCCGTCAAGCGGGCGCCGGCGGTATTCCGGAGGTTGAACGTGGAGTGGCTGTACCGGCTGTTGCGCCAGCCTTCCCGCTGGCGGCGTCAACTGGCGCTTCCCCGGTTCGCCTGGCGGGTCCTGCGCGGCCGCTGA
- a CDS encoding aspartyl-phosphate phosphatase Spo0E family protein — protein MDEASAREIERLRATMHRVFEECGGDLLHPVVLQASQALDRALNKHWKSILCQATSPATIVTRFAFSPHDTTTRQGSTGYAFAAH, from the coding sequence GTGGACGAGGCGTCGGCCCGGGAGATTGAGCGACTACGAGCGACCATGCACAGGGTTTTTGAGGAGTGCGGAGGAGATCTGCTACACCCAGTCGTTTTACAGGCCAGCCAGGCGCTGGACAGAGCACTCAACAAACACTGGAAGTCGATCCTCTGTCAAGCCACTTCACCTGCGACCATCGTCACCCGTTTCGCCTTTTCACCCCACGACACGACAACCAGACAAGGTTCAACGGGATATGCCTTCGCGGCGCATTGA
- a CDS encoding cold-shock protein: protein MVQGTVKWFNAEKGYGFIQVEGGNDVFVHYTAINGEGFRTLEEGQRVEFDIVEGQRGPQAANVTKLSF, encoded by the coding sequence ATTGTGCAAGGTACAGTAAAGTGGTTCAATGCGGAGAAGGGCTACGGCTTCATTCAGGTGGAAGGCGGCAACGATGTGTTCGTGCACTACACGGCCATCAATGGCGAAGGCTTCCGTACTCTTGAAGAAGGCCAGCGCGTCGAGTTCGACATCGTCGAAGGTCAGCGCGGCCCGCAGGCGGCCAACGTCACAAAGCTGTCGTTCTAA
- a CDS encoding phospho-sugar mutase, with product MALDAQKRYQAWRAHAEHPSDIERELEWLADKPEEIAERFGYDLQFGTGGLRGIIGAGTSRMNVYTVRRATLGLARYLQAAIPDAASRGVVIGYDCRRMSAEFALEAGCVLAAAGLKAYVFRHLCPTPELSFAVRRLQAAGGIMITASHNPPEYNGYKVYGADGGQILPDVADAITREIEAVKDWFSIPLADPAEAEQTGRLVWVGDEVDEAYVETVVRTIRVAGVEDADRKALRVVYSPLHGTGGKPVEAVLRRAGYADLHLVAEQMQPDGEFPTTASPNPEEPAALERALETARRVGADIAMATDPDADRVGVAVRLADGEYRLLTGNQTGGLLVDFVLGQRKAAGTLPADGIVFKTIVTSELGAAIARQYGVAVEDTLTGFKYIGDRIGHYERTGERTFLFGYEESYGYLAADFVRDKDAVQICLLVAEMAAYHKRRGNTLVDALEELYRRAGYHEEKLISKTLPGLDGLERIRGLMARLREREDGLAVDGEQLVWTEDYQVLRRRYVDGREEAIDLPRADVLRYGFAGGSWLAVRPSGTEPKIKFYLGARGASEAACRETLARMQRAVERVLSEV from the coding sequence GTGGCGTTGGACGCACAGAAACGGTATCAGGCTTGGCGGGCTCATGCGGAGCATCCGTCCGACATCGAGCGGGAATTGGAGTGGTTGGCGGACAAACCGGAGGAGATCGCGGAGCGGTTCGGGTACGATCTCCAGTTTGGCACGGGCGGCCTGCGCGGGATCATCGGCGCGGGGACATCGCGCATGAACGTGTACACCGTCCGCCGGGCGACGCTGGGGCTGGCGCGGTACCTTCAGGCGGCGATCCCGGACGCGGCGTCGCGCGGCGTGGTCATTGGTTACGATTGCCGGCGCATGTCGGCCGAGTTCGCCCTGGAAGCGGGCTGCGTGCTGGCGGCGGCGGGGCTGAAGGCGTATGTGTTCCGCCATCTGTGCCCGACGCCGGAGTTGTCGTTCGCGGTGCGGCGCCTGCAGGCGGCCGGCGGAATCATGATCACGGCGAGCCACAACCCGCCTGAATACAACGGATATAAGGTGTACGGCGCGGACGGGGGCCAGATCCTGCCCGACGTGGCGGATGCCATCACGCGCGAGATCGAAGCAGTGAAGGACTGGTTCTCCATACCCCTGGCCGATCCTGCAGAGGCGGAGCAGACCGGCCGCCTCGTGTGGGTAGGCGATGAGGTGGACGAGGCCTACGTGGAGACGGTCGTCAGGACCATTCGCGTGGCGGGCGTGGAGGACGCGGACCGAAAGGCGCTTCGCGTGGTGTACAGCCCGCTGCATGGCACGGGCGGGAAGCCGGTGGAGGCTGTGCTGCGCCGGGCCGGCTACGCGGATCTGCACCTGGTGGCGGAACAGATGCAGCCGGACGGCGAGTTTCCGACGACTGCCAGCCCGAACCCGGAGGAACCGGCGGCGCTCGAGCGGGCGCTGGAGACGGCGCGCCGGGTCGGGGCGGACATCGCCATGGCGACGGACCCGGACGCGGATCGCGTGGGGGTCGCGGTCCGGCTCGCGGACGGCGAGTACCGGCTGCTGACGGGCAACCAGACGGGGGGCCTCCTGGTGGACTTCGTGCTGGGGCAGCGGAAGGCGGCGGGGACTTTGCCGGCCGACGGGATCGTCTTCAAGACCATCGTGACGTCGGAGCTGGGCGCGGCCATCGCGCGCCAGTACGGGGTCGCGGTGGAGGACACGTTGACGGGGTTCAAGTATATCGGGGATCGGATTGGCCACTATGAGCGAACGGGCGAGCGGACGTTCCTGTTCGGGTACGAGGAGAGCTACGGCTACCTGGCGGCGGACTTCGTGCGGGACAAGGACGCGGTCCAGATCTGCCTGTTGGTGGCGGAGATGGCGGCGTATCACAAGCGCCGCGGCAACACACTCGTGGACGCCTTGGAGGAGTTGTATCGGCGGGCGGGGTACCACGAGGAGAAGTTGATCAGCAAGACTCTGCCGGGCCTGGACGGCCTGGAACGCATCCGAGGCCTGATGGCGCGCCTGCGCGAGCGGGAGGACGGCCTCGCGGTGGACGGGGAGCAGTTAGTTTGGACGGAGGACTACCAGGTGCTGCGGCGCCGCTATGTGGACGGCCGGGAAGAGGCGATTGACCTGCCGCGTGCGGACGTGCTGCGATACGGGTTTGCCGGCGGATCGTGGCTGGCCGTGCGCCCGTCGGGGACGGAGCCGAAGATCAAGTTCTATCTCGGCGCTCGGGGGGCTTCGGAAGCGGCTTGCCGGGAGACGCTCGCCCGCATGCAGCGCGCCGTGGAGCGGGTGCTGTCCGAGGTGTGA